TCGTCCACCCGACAAACGAACCAACCAACGGCTAGCGGTTTGAGCGAGCGGCGAAGTCGATTCGATCGGAGCGTGAACGACACGGAGTTGGTCACGCAATTGCTCAGCTCGGTCGCGAAGCCAGCGAACTCGGGAAAGATTCGATAGTTTGCCGTCGATTTGCTGCCGTTCCCGCAGCATTGCCTCGCGAGCGATGGCGTCGTCACGATCATTTTGGCGAGGTTGGTCGGCACGCACGTCGCGCCGCAACCGGGCCGCTTCGGCCAGACAGGCTTCGAGTTCACGCGAAGTCCGATCCAGTTCCGAGAGCCGTTCAGCGCGTTCGGTTTGATAACGCCAATGAAGGACTTCACGCTGACGCGCCCAATCCTGAGTTTCCTTCATCTCCGTTGGCGTGTAGCGATTGAAGATCGCTTCGCGATGCTGCATCAGTTGTTCGATCGCCGACACCAACCATTGTTCGCTGCGATGAAGTTCGCGCAGGTCGTCGGAAGCACCCGCACGGAGCGATTGAACCCCGACGGAGGCCAATTTATCCGCGACGGCGTGGCGTGACGCGTGAACGAGATCGTTTCGGATCGTCCGCAAGGTTTCTGCGAGCGTCGTGCCGCCAAATGCGGTCGACTCACGAGCGGCTCGGTACCAATCATGGCTCAAATCTTCAGAACTTGCGTAGCGTTGCAGCAACCAATCGATTTGACGTGTAGCCGATTCAACGCGTTGCTCTAAGTGATCGAGCGAATGAATCGGATCGACAACTCGCCCCTCCTGTGAAGCTTGAATTTCCGCTCGATCACGTACACGTGATGCGTGGTAAAGGTCGTCCGAAAACGGAGAGTCCGAGTAGAATTCTTTCCAACCACGCGAAGCGTCAAAGCGATCGATCGCGTCAAGGAATCCGTCTAAACGACGTCGACGTTGGATCGCAGCGTCTTGGGGACCATGATCGACAAAGTCGACGTGCCCCGATTTACGAAAACTTTGGCGTGTTGCGAGAATCGCATCGCGCAGACCACGAACCTCAAGCAAAGCGCGACGCCACCGAATCATCTGAGCGTCGAGATCATCGAGCTCACGGCGGAGTGATTCATCCCGGATAGCCCAATGTTGTTGGTAGTTGCCCGTCACTTCATCGCGGTGCGGGACATCACCGGTGCGCAATTGCGCATCGAGGTCAGCAACCCAACGACGCAACTCGCTTTGTCGAGCACGCAGGTGATTGGCTCGGTCACAAAACGCTTGCAACTGGCGATCGGCCCGCTCGAGCTCGTCAAACGATTCCGAACGAGGAACCGGGCGACGATTCAAACGATTCGTCAACTCATCACGGCGAGCGAGCAATGCGGGCTCGTTCCAAGAATCGGGCTCGATGCGAGCCAATTCCATTTCAACATCTGCCAACTGAGCGCGAAGCGATCGGCGATGCTCTTCGTGGGCGGAAGATTGCTGCGCCGTGTAGCCGTCGCGGTTGGAGTAGGGAGTCGTCTCGTCCAGTGGTAGTCCGCGATAGGTTTGACGCGAATCGAGGCCGCTTCGCAGGCACGCCGAGACAACTCGTGCGACATGCGTGATCGCGGTATCGGTGATCACAGCATCCACGATCGCTTCGGGCAACTGGATCGAGTGTAGGGCGCGGGTGGCGTCAGAGTCGCGACCATAACCGCCCACCGCGTCGCTCGAATGATAGCCCTCTGCGGAAGGGAACTGTGTGTTCAGCCAAGCATGCTTTTGGAAATCGGAGTCCTGTGAAGCAACACCGCGTGATTCGTATTCGACGCTGCGGCGACCTTGCTTGGATCCATCCTGTTCCCGTCGACAATGCAACAACCCATTGCGATCGGCCCAAACGACGCGTCCCGACGAGGAGCTCATCATCCCCAGCGGGTAATCACGCTCGACGAGCGAGTCGCGAATGAAGCGTGCGATTGCTGTCTTTCCCGAGCCTTCGGGGCCACAGACCACATTGAGATGTTCTGAGAACGGTCCAAGTTCTACACGGTTCAGGGGACCGTGTGCGTCGATATCGATTCGTTCTAATAACATGGTCTGGCTCCTCCATGGCCACGTGGGTCATTCATTGGGGCGACTCCGTTGCGTTGCCATCATCGTGTGGCAAGAAGCCCTTCAAAGAGCGAGTCGTCCAGGTACATTTGCGGTATGTGAGTGGGACTTTAGTCGAAATCGCCATTTTTCGGAAATAGAGAAAAGTGTGAAACTCAGCCCACTTCACCTGTTTTGTCGAAAAAGACTCAAGAAAACGTCGTGAAACCGTGGCGATCTCAACCCCAGAAAGATTTCACCATTTCCACTTGGGGGAATCCGCCGTGAAGCAACGAGGGCGGAGATTGCATCACCCGCAGCGTAAGCGAGGCCCCCTTCGTAAACCCCCTCACTCACGCGTCGCGTGATAATTTTGCTTGCGTACGCCACTCAAAATGCGTAACACGTTACTGAGTAGGCAACCCGTTGTTGAGCAATCGGTTCGGACATTTTTGCTTGGCCGGATGCAATATCCTGGCCAGCACTTCCTCCCTGCTAACTCCAATTCAGACAGAGCACTAGCTGCCAGGTTGGGGATCGTTGTCGCGGGGGGGAGCAGGAGGCGGAGGATCCTCTTTTCTCGCATCGCCCTCGGTTTCCGCATCGCCCTCGGTTTCATTGCGACCAAGCCCACGATTTTCGAGTCCGCCATCGGAGGTGAGGTCGCTGTTGCCGCGATCGAGCTCTCCCATCGGGCCATCGCCGAGCGACGGAGGCGTGGGAGGCAACGGCCCGGCAGCACCACCTTGCTCTTGTCGTCGTTGTTCCAGTTGACGCACAGCTCCCTTGAGCGAATCGAGCAGCCGCGGGACTTGGCCTGCCGCCACGAACACTCGCGAGCTGACGGCGCTTTGCGGAAAGAAACTGGTCAGAAAGTCCAAGCCAAATTCGCTGGCGCCGTGCCCAATCATTACGCCGTTGGCATACGCGCCACTGAGCACGTGATCGGGCATTTTCAAATCATCATAGATCTCTTGCGGCGTCGGGCGGCGAGCTTGGTTTTGTGGCGGGTTGGCGGGCGGCGACGGGGGATCGCCAAAACGATTGCGATAGAGATCGAGATTGGTCTGCAACGCCTCGATGAATTGAGGCATGACAGGGTGAGGAATGACCACCCGCGAGGCAACACGATGGGGTCGGCCGATCGTTTGCAAAAAGTCAATAATGAATTCGCTCGGCCCGGTCATCACAATCGCGCCGGTGCTAAAACAACCTTCGGCGACATGGTCTGGAACCCGCGCGCGGAGGGCGGGGTTAGCGTCGGCGGGATCGGGGCGGTCAGGAGACGATCCAGATTCAGAAGTCATGCGATACAAGCCGTTTTGTTTTTAAAAATCGTGATGCGGGAGACGACGCGGTGGCTGTCAACATCGAGTCGTGTCGATCAAGCGACCGCTGTTGTAGCGAGGCGGGCTTACGAAAGCCAATACGTTAGCGAGGTGAAAACCAATTCTAGTGGATTTTACCCCTGTATTCAGGGGGCGAGCTTCAGGGGGTGCGCGGCCTTGGCTTGCTCTGCCTCGACCTGTTCCGGCGTCGCGATACGTCGGGGCATGACGATTCGCGGCATCGTTAGCAAACAGACAATAAATGCGATCGAGACGCACCCGAGCACCATCCCCACTTCAAAAGTCCGCACCGATCCATTGGGACCTGCTTCGGCGAGCGTCCAAACCCAATTGGCAATCTGCCAACGCGAGTACGAATAACCACGGTAATCATTGAGGTGCAAACCAATCGAATAAGGCACCAAGGCGGACATCACGAGCACGGTGACCATCGCCGCCATGCCGACTTCAACGCGAGGATGATTGTTGATTCGGACAACCGCGACAACCAATCGCACGGCGATCAACGCGCCCACTAAATAGCTCACAAACAGCATGCTGATTCGAATGAACGCTTGAATCTCCAAGGGGCGAACATTGCCCATCTGGGAAGCGTAGAGCACAAGCCCGAAGAGCATTGT
The sequence above is a segment of the Novipirellula galeiformis genome. Coding sequences within it:
- a CDS encoding DUF3467 domain-containing protein, with product MTSESGSSPDRPDPADANPALRARVPDHVAEGCFSTGAIVMTGPSEFIIDFLQTIGRPHRVASRVVIPHPVMPQFIEALQTNLDLYRNRFGDPPSPPANPPQNQARRPTPQEIYDDLKMPDHVLSGAYANGVMIGHGASEFGLDFLTSFFPQSAVSSRVFVAAGQVPRLLDSLKGAVRQLEQRRQEQGGAAGPLPPTPPSLGDGPMGELDRGNSDLTSDGGLENRGLGRNETEGDAETEGDARKEDPPPPAPPRDNDPQPGS